ATTTATATACTCTTCATATATTTCATAAGCTTCATTCTCTTCTTCAGTAACAAAGATTATTTTACTGATTTTTTGAGAAAGAAAAGAGATTAGAAACGGAAGAGCTCCCCTTGTTATGCCACCTATAGATTTATTTATGCTCTTTCCTTCAAAGAGGAGATTAATAAATTCCCTTCTTGTTAGACTTTGAGATTGCTTTTTTCTCTCCATAGTTTATAAATGTTTTTAGGATTTCTTCCCCCAGAAGAAAAGCTTTGGATATAAGTTTTTTATCCTTCAAGGGCACTCCTGATAAAACATAATTTACCATATCAAGTTCATCTGTTGGTCTTCCTATTCCAAACCTTAATCTAAAGAAGTCCCTTGAATTTAAATGATGTATTATAGACCTAACCCCTTTATGTCCTCCATCACCTCTATCCCTTATGAAGTGAACTCCACCAGGTGGAAGATCAACATCATCATGAACTACCACAAGGTTCTCAAGGGGAAGATTTAGATTACTCACAATCTCCTTCACAGCTTCTCCAGAGAGATTCATA
This genomic interval from Caldisericia bacterium contains the following:
- a CDS encoding aminoacyl-tRNA hydrolase, with protein sequence MYVIVGLGNPGIDYIGTRHNIGFDFINFLSKKWKIKIDILKWKSEIGEGNIAFDDKEERIILAKPLTYMNLSGEAVKEIVSNLNLPLENLVVVHDDVDLPPGGVHFIRDRGDGGHKGVRSIIHHLNSRDFFRLRFGIGRPTDELDMVNYVLSGVPLKDKKLISKAFLLGEEILKTFINYGEKKAISKSNKKGIY